Below is a genomic region from Thermus oshimai DSM 12092.
ACGCCCTCCTCACCCTGGCCCTTTTAAGCCTGCCGGGAAAGCCTGTCCGGTGCACCCGGGCCCTCCTGCCCCTGGCCTTGGGGGGCCTTTACGGGGCCATGGTCCCTGGGGGGGTGGACCGGGTGTACGCCCTCTGGGACGCCCTCCTCCTCCTCCTCTTCCTGCCCCGGGCGGAACGGCTCCTCCAGGAGATGAACCTCAAGGAGGCCCTGGTCCTGGTGGGGCTCCTCCTCTTCCTGGTGGCCGATCTGGCCTACGTGGTCCTGGAGGCCCAAGGGGGGTACCCCACGGGCCACCCCGTGCACCTCCTATGGGGTCTGGCCTACCTCTTCTTCGCCCTGGGGCTTGGGCCTGTGGCCCTCCCGTCCTTCCTGGGACCGGGGCTGGCCTTCTTCGGGGTTTGGGCCATGCCGGCCACCCTCCTGGGAGACCCTAGCCCCTTAGGCCTCCGCCTCCTGGCCCTGTACGGGGCCTTGGTGGGGGGGCTTGGCCTCCTCTACGCGGGCTACCTAGAGAGGAAGCGGATTACCGCGCGGCAGGCGCGCTGGGGGCATTTCCTGGAACGCCTGAACCGCCTAAGCCCCCGGGTCACCCAGACCCTGAGCCCGGAGGCCCTCCTCCTGGAGGCCCTGGAGGCGGCCCGGGAGCTCTGGCCGGAGGCGGTGGGCCTCGAGGTGCGGGCCCGCCGGGGGCTGGTGGGGGAAAGGACCCCCCACGCGGTGCCCATCCCCATGAACGGGGACGCGGCCTTCCTCTACTTCCAAACCCCCTCCGCCGAGGACTTCCCCGGGGCCTTGGCCCTTCTCGGGGAACGGATCCGCCAGGTGCTCCGGCAGATGGAATGGGGGGCCATGGCCCTCCAAGACCCCCTCACCGGCCTCTGGAACCGGCGGGGCCTGGAGCTGGAGCTCCCCAAGCTTCTGGCCCTGGCCTCGCGCTACGCCGCCCCGGTGAGCGTGGCCTTTTTGGACATCGACCGCTTCAAAAGCGTGAACGACGCCTACGGCCACCCCGTGGGGGACGAGGTCCTGAGGCGGCTTGGAGCCATCGTCCAGGCCAGCGTCCGCCGGGAGGACCTGGCCGTGCGCTATGGGGGGGAGGAGTTCCTCCTGGTCCTCTACGGGGCAGACCTGGAGGCCGCCCGGGAGGTGGTGGAGCGGATCCGCGCCCGCTTTAGGGGGGAGGCCATCCCCCCCATCCCCCACCCCCTCACCCTCTCCGCGGGGGTGGCCGGGGGAAAGGTGCCGAAGAGCCTGGAGGAGCTGGAGGACTGGATCCTGAAGGCCGACTTCGCCCTTCTCAGGGCCAAGGAAGCGGGGCGGAACCGGGTGACCTTCGCCTAAACCCCATCCCGGCGCGCGCCGGGATGGGGGCTTTAGCGCTTGGGCATCATCTTGGCCATGAGGGCCTCGAGGGCCTTCATCTCCTCGTTCATGTGCCCGAAGGCCCGGCCCAGGGCCTTGAGGAGGAGGAAGAGGACCCCCAAGGCCTTCTGCACCTCGGGGTCGGAAAGCTGGCGCAAAAGCCCCGCCAGGCCCACCTTGGGTGGGTCCCGCAGGACCTCGGGGGTGAAGGTCTCGGAAAGCCCCTTCTGCAAAGCCCCCGCCATCATCCCCACCGCCGCGGGCTCAATGCGGGAGAGGATGTCCAAGACGTTGGCCCCGTGGGAGAGGAGGCGAAGGACCTGGGGCTCCATGAGCATCCCCAGGCCCTCCCCAAAGTTCTCCGAAAGGTGCCCGAGGAAAGCCAAAGCCCCCGAGCGCTCCAGCTTCTCCAGGGTCTCCGCCAGCTTCTCCAAGGCCTCCGCCTGGTCCAGGAAGCGGGCCAAGAGGGAAACCAGCTGGAGGTTCTTGGGGTCCAAGAGGAGGCCCAGGTTCTCCGAAAGGGTCTCCCCCACCCCCACCTGGGCCATCAGCCCCAGGCCGCTTTTCTCCAGGACCTCTTCAATCCGGCTCAGCCGTTCCTCTACCGTCATGGCCGCCTCCTACTCGATGAGGGTGGAGAACCAGAAGCCCTCAAAGAGCATCTTGGTCACCCGCACCCACTTGCCCACGGCCATCACGCCGCAGGAGGGCATGCCCGTGCCCGAAAGCACCCGGTCAAAGGAGCACTGGGGCAGGAGGGCGTTGTCGCCGAAGTCCATGATGCACATGGCCACGGGGTTGAAAGGCTCCCCGATGTAGGCCCCCTTGAGGTCCGAGGCGATGACCCCCGCCACGTACTCCCCCTGGAAGTGGGCCACCACTCCCGCCGGGGGCAGCATGAGGGCCGGGTTCACCGTGTCCCCGATGACGAAAACGTTGGGGTACTTGGCCGAGCGGAAGGTGGCCCGGTCCACCTCGGGGAACCCGTTCGGGCCCGCCAGGGGGCTTTCCCGCACCACCCGGTTGGGGGCGAAGGGCGGGGTGAGGATGAGGAGGTCGTAGGCAAGCTCCCGGCCGTCCTTGGCCCGCACCTTCCCGCCCTCAAAGGCCACGGGCTCAAACTCCCCGTGGAAGACGATCCCCTTGGAGCGGAGGATCTCCATCACCTTGCCGGAGATCACCGGCCCCATCCCCGCAAGGGGCATGGGGTTCAGGTGGAAGACCTCCACCGTGCTCCTGTCCCGGACCCCCTTGACCTTCAGGGCGAACTCCACCTGGCCCGCCACCTCGTAGGGCGCGGGCGGGCAGGGGTAGTAGGGGGAGGAAACCCCCACCACCACCTTCCCTCCCTTAAAGCCCTTCAGGACCTCCCGCAGGCGAAGAGCCCCCCCCAGGCTCCAGGGGGCATGGCCGTCGGGGGCGGGGGAAGGGAGGGGCTCCGCCCCCAGGGAAACCACCAGGTAATCGTAGGAAAGCTCCCCGGCGCTGGTCTTCACCCGGTTTTGGGCCGGGTCCAGGGCCTCCACCGTGGCCTGGAGGTAGCGGATCCCCCGCTTTTCCAGGTTGGCCAGGGGGCGGCGGACCTGCTCCGGCTCCCGCATGCCGAAGGCCACCCAGGGGTAGGCGGGCATGAACTCGTGGTGGGTGTTCCGGTCCACCAGGGTGACCTCCACCGCCTCACCCAGGAGCTTCTTCACCTTGTTGGCCGCCACCAGGCCACCCGAGCCGCCGCCTAGGACCAAAACCTTGGTCGCCATCTTCCACCTCCCGGGTACACCTACCGTGTACCCCTATCCCCAGGCTAGGAGGGCAGCGCTTGTGACGGTAGGTGCAAATGACCC
It encodes:
- a CDS encoding GGDEF domain-containing protein, with product MGFILAFLVVLGFLGLFPPTAPFSELWVEPLVALLAGGYLLRHRAPVWGGAVLGFGLGDLLWSLEELRGEEGNPLLELPYFLGYALLTLALLSLPGKPVRCTRALLPLALGGLYGAMVPGGVDRVYALWDALLLLLFLPRAERLLQEMNLKEALVLVGLLLFLVADLAYVVLEAQGGYPTGHPVHLLWGLAYLFFALGLGPVALPSFLGPGLAFFGVWAMPATLLGDPSPLGLRLLALYGALVGGLGLLYAGYLERKRITARQARWGHFLERLNRLSPRVTQTLSPEALLLEALEAARELWPEAVGLEVRARRGLVGERTPHAVPIPMNGDAAFLYFQTPSAEDFPGALALLGERIRQVLRQMEWGAMALQDPLTGLWNRRGLELELPKLLALASRYAAPVSVAFLDIDRFKSVNDAYGHPVGDEVLRRLGAIVQASVRREDLAVRYGGEEFLLVLYGADLEAAREVVERIRARFRGEAIPPIPHPLTLSAGVAGGKVPKSLEELEDWILKADFALLRAKEAGRNRVTFA
- a CDS encoding DUF1641 domain-containing protein; the protein is MTVEERLSRIEEVLEKSGLGLMAQVGVGETLSENLGLLLDPKNLQLVSLLARFLDQAEALEKLAETLEKLERSGALAFLGHLSENFGEGLGMLMEPQVLRLLSHGANVLDILSRIEPAAVGMMAGALQKGLSETFTPEVLRDPPKVGLAGLLRQLSDPEVQKALGVLFLLLKALGRAFGHMNEEMKALEALMAKMMPKR
- a CDS encoding NAD(P)/FAD-dependent oxidoreductase — encoded protein: MATKVLVLGGGSGGLVAANKVKKLLGEAVEVTLVDRNTHHEFMPAYPWVAFGMREPEQVRRPLANLEKRGIRYLQATVEALDPAQNRVKTSAGELSYDYLVVSLGAEPLPSPAPDGHAPWSLGGALRLREVLKGFKGGKVVVGVSSPYYPCPPAPYEVAGQVEFALKVKGVRDRSTVEVFHLNPMPLAGMGPVISGKVMEILRSKGIVFHGEFEPVAFEGGKVRAKDGRELAYDLLILTPPFAPNRVVRESPLAGPNGFPEVDRATFRSAKYPNVFVIGDTVNPALMLPPAGVVAHFQGEYVAGVIASDLKGAYIGEPFNPVAMCIMDFGDNALLPQCSFDRVLSGTGMPSCGVMAVGKWVRVTKMLFEGFWFSTLIE